The Sporosarcina sp. Te-1 DNA window GCGATGATGAGCGCATCCTATGTGGGCGGGGGTGTCAATTTTGCTGCCATGGCCGGGAAATTTGAAACACCCGGCGAAATGGTGTCTGCCACCATTGTTGCAGACAATTTGATGATGGCGTTATACTTTGTCGTCTTAATGATCATTCCGACACTGTCGTTTTTCAGAAAACGATATTCGACTCCGCATGTGTTGGAAGTCGAAAAACAAAGCGGCGACCGCGATGGAAAAACATTAGCGGACAACTTTTGGTCTCGGAAAGATATTTCATTAAAAGATATGGCCTTATCCATCGGTACAGCTTTTTTCCTCGTTGTCATCGCATTTAAGCTGGCCGCATTCTTGGATGGCATCATCCCGTCGGGCGAGGATGTATCGTTTTTCTATAATTTGTTGAACGGTTTGTTCGGGGATAAATATTTGATCTTAACGACTATCACATTCCTTGCACTGGCGCTGTTCCCGAAATATTTCGAAGGGATTAATGGCAGTCAGGAAATGGGCACACTGCTCATTTATCTGTTCTTTGTCGTCATTGGAGTGCCAGCTTCCATTCCATTAATCATCCAGAATGCACCGCTTTTGCTTGTGTTTGTTGCCATCATTGTAATCGTCAACATGCTAGTTTCTTTACTAGCGGGCAAGCTTTTGAAATACGATTTGGAAGATATCCTCCTTGTGAGCAATGCGAATATCGGTGGACCGACGACAGCTGCCGCCATGGCCATTGCGAAAGGATGGAAAAACTTGATCGGACCGATTCTTGTCGTTGGTACGATCGGTTACATTATTGGAAATTACATCGGTACGACGTTAGGTTTATGGTTTGCCACGATGATGTAATCAACCGACCCGTTAGGAAACTAGCGGGTTTTTCAATTTCTCGCAATATATGGTATGATGGCGAAAATGTAATAGAAGAGGCGGTACTATGTTTGATGGACTGAAAATCAAAACATTACGGACGGAGCAGCAGCTGTCCTTAAAGGAGTTGGCCGCAAAGTCGGGGGTCAGTATCAGCATGATCAGTCAAATTGAAAGAGGGAATACCGATCCGACTTTGACCACACTCTACAAACTATGCAAAGGTTTGGATGTCTCTATTTCTACCTTATTAGGGGCGGACGAACAAACGACCCAGATCGTCAGGAAAGACGAGAGAAAAACCATCGCTTTCCCTCAATCGAATTCGAAATATCATTTGTTGACGCCCATAAATGAAGGTTCAATTGAAATGATATTGATTCAATTGGAACCCGGGCAAAACGATCAGCAGTTAGTGGAGCACGCAGGAGAAGAATGCGGATATATTCTGACAGGTGAGATGACAATCGTCCTCGGGGAAGAGGAATACATTTTACGGGAAGGGGACAGCATCCGATTTAAAAGTGCCACGCCTCACCGTTTTGTAAACCATACCGATCAAGTGGCGACCTCCATTTGGGCGATGACTGGCAGGGTGCTGTGAAGCATCGGACGATGGATGTCAGAATGACCCATGGTATAATGGGAAGGGAATAGAAAAAGCTATAGGCTGGCAATTATACAATAGATAAAGGGAGTGTAGCAATAATGGAAAAACTGCAGTCGAAAGAGCAATTTGAACAACTGAAAAACGGCGAACGGACGATCTTCATGTTTTCAGCGGACTGGTGTCCGGATTGCCGCATAATCGAACCGATTTTGCCTGGCTTGGAGGCAGATTTTCCAGAGTACGAATTCATCTATGTGGACCGTGATGAATTCATCGAAATCTGCCAAGAGATGGATATTTTCGGCATCCCAAGTTTCATCGGATTCCATAATGGCCAAGAAGTAGGGCGCTTCGTCAGCAAGGATCGGAAAACTCGTGAGGAAATCGAAGATTTTATCAATAGTCTTTCTGCATAATAAAAAGAGGGCATGAAGAGGCCCTCTGCGTAATCGTATGGCGAGTTGGGAGGCTGTATCATTCCCTGACTCGCTTTTTTGGTGGAAAGTATGGATCGACAAACAAGTTCGACAGGCTTGAAATCCACGCAATTTAGATGGCAGGCGTATGCATTCGTGCAAAGCAATGGCCCGGCTTCTTATGCATTCAAAAAAGCAAAGAGCCTTTCAGGATAATCCGTGAAAATGGCTTGGACGCCAGCCTGCTGTAGGAGACTAGCATACTGCTCCTCATTGACAGTGAAGGCCCTGACAGGAATGCCGGCAGCGTAAAGTTCACGGTAGGCTGGCCGGATGGCTGTAGGGAATAACAAATGAAACGCGTCGGCTGGGATGTTCTTTAAGTAATCAAGAGGTTGGACGAGCACTTCCATTGCAAGCGCGCCCGTTTCAATATGCGGTGCAAGCCGTTTCACTTCCTGAATGGCACTATGATCAAAAGAAGATAAGACGACCCTTGATTCCAAATCATATTGCTTAATAAGCTCCAATACTTTTGCTGTCATGCCCTCATAAGGAAAAATGTCAGATTTCAATTCGATATTCAAATGATGATGCGTGCTTTTAAATATTTGAAGGACTTCATCTAATGTCGGAATCGTTTCACCTTGAAAGTCAGGTGAAAACCAACTGCCGAAATCATACTCTTTCAATTGGGGTAGCGTCAAATCCTTTATGTATCCTGTACCATTTGACGTACGGTCAATCGACTCGTCGTGGATAACAACCAGCTCCCCGTCCTTTGTCAGATGAACATCGAACTCGACTCCGTGGACCGGAAGCCGAGCAGCCTCCTGGAACGAAGCGATTGTATTTTCGGGATATGTGCCGGACGCACCTCGGTGTGCATAAATCAACATGACAAACCCTCCTATAATCCATTATGACCTAACTATATCATGAACAAGGAAAAAGACTGTCCATTAAAAGAAGATGGAACAGTCTTTCTGTTTTAAAATAACCAGAAGCTTTTTGATAGCCGTGTTCTTTTGGCAGAATCAACTCTTGTGAGGCGTTTTTATTGCCAATCCCTGTTTTCTTTTATTTCGTTCAGCAATATTTCCGCACCTTTTGGGCTAATATACATGCCGTTGGAAAGTCGTTTGTTTTCCGGGGAGATAGTGCCTGTGACGACGCATGCCTCATCAACGACATATTTCCGCAAAATAATCATATCGTCATCAACAAATATCTCCATGGGTGCTCCCTTTTCCAATTGCAATGTATTTCTCAATTCCTTTGGAATGACAATTCGTCCTAAATGGTCTACTTTTCTAACAATACCTAAACTCCGCATGTTAAATATCCTCCTTTAGTGAATTATCCTTTTAATTACGAGTATACCAGTTATTTTGAAGAAAACCAAAAATATGAATATACTCTTCTGTCATTTCCTTATTTACTACTATTC harbors:
- a CDS encoding DUF819 domain-containing protein, producing MENTLIKSDDLITLWGIIVVWAAVSIFLEQRFTWASKVSGAIIALVGAIILSNTGVIPTESPVYDAIWAFIIPLAIPLLLFHVNFKKIWQESGRMLIIFLLSSIGTVAGTIISFFLLKDHIPYLDKIGAMMSASYVGGGVNFAAMAGKFETPGEMVSATIVADNLMMALYFVVLMIIPTLSFFRKRYSTPHVLEVEKQSGDRDGKTLADNFWSRKDISLKDMALSIGTAFFLVVIAFKLAAFLDGIIPSGEDVSFFYNLLNGLFGDKYLILTTITFLALALFPKYFEGINGSQEMGTLLIYLFFVVIGVPASIPLIIQNAPLLLVFVAIIVIVNMLVSLLAGKLLKYDLEDILLVSNANIGGPTTAAAMAIAKGWKNLIGPILVVGTIGYIIGNYIGTTLGLWFATMM
- a CDS encoding helix-turn-helix domain-containing protein, translated to MFDGLKIKTLRTEQQLSLKELAAKSGVSISMISQIERGNTDPTLTTLYKLCKGLDVSISTLLGADEQTTQIVRKDERKTIAFPQSNSKYHLLTPINEGSIEMILIQLEPGQNDQQLVEHAGEECGYILTGEMTIVLGEEEYILREGDSIRFKSATPHRFVNHTDQVATSIWAMTGRVL
- a CDS encoding thioredoxin family protein, which codes for MEKLQSKEQFEQLKNGERTIFMFSADWCPDCRIIEPILPGLEADFPEYEFIYVDRDEFIEICQEMDIFGIPSFIGFHNGQEVGRFVSKDRKTREEIEDFINSLSA
- a CDS encoding glycerophosphodiester phosphodiesterase; amino-acid sequence: MLIYAHRGASGTYPENTIASFQEAARLPVHGVEFDVHLTKDGELVVIHDESIDRTSNGTGYIKDLTLPQLKEYDFGSWFSPDFQGETIPTLDEVLQIFKSTHHHLNIELKSDIFPYEGMTAKVLELIKQYDLESRVVLSSFDHSAIQEVKRLAPHIETGALAMEVLVQPLDYLKNIPADAFHLLFPTAIRPAYRELYAAGIPVRAFTVNEEQYASLLQQAGVQAIFTDYPERLFAFLNA
- a CDS encoding AbrB/MazE/SpoVT family DNA-binding domain-containing protein is translated as MRSLGIVRKVDHLGRIVIPKELRNTLQLEKGAPMEIFVDDDMIILRKYVVDEACVVTGTISPENKRLSNGMYISPKGAEILLNEIKENRDWQ